A genome region from Caldalkalibacillus uzonensis includes the following:
- a CDS encoding YesL family protein, which translates to MELTGFMGVLFRICEWIMRLAYAQLLWLIFTLAGLGVLGFFPATAALFSVTRKWIMKQTEIPIFKHFWQIYKNDFFTANAVGYIMGIIGFALYFYLFLFQSMEGSLSIILTVLTIMLGIIYLMTLLFIMPVFVHYDLKVLQFVKYAFIIAVSSPLHAVLMAAAVAAVYYLLTVFHGLIPFFSMSVLSYLLMWIAMLSFDRLRNKQENKNA; encoded by the coding sequence ATGGAGTTAACCGGATTTATGGGTGTCTTGTTTCGCATCTGCGAATGGATTATGAGATTGGCGTATGCTCAGTTATTATGGCTGATATTCACCCTTGCCGGTTTAGGCGTTTTGGGCTTTTTTCCTGCTACTGCCGCTTTGTTTTCTGTCACACGCAAATGGATAATGAAACAAACGGAAATCCCAATCTTTAAACATTTTTGGCAGATCTACAAAAATGATTTTTTCACGGCCAATGCCGTTGGATATATTATGGGAATTATCGGGTTTGCCTTGTATTTCTATCTATTTTTGTTTCAGAGTATGGAAGGGTCCTTAAGCATCATTTTGACGGTGTTAACCATCATGCTGGGTATCATTTATCTTATGACCTTACTGTTTATCATGCCGGTCTTCGTTCATTACGATTTAAAAGTTTTGCAGTTTGTTAAATACGCCTTTATCATCGCTGTGTCCAGTCCGCTTCATGCCGTGCTGATGGCAGCTGCAGTAGCAGCTGTGTACTATCTGCTAACCGTTTTTCACGGCCTGATTCCATTTTTCAGTATGAGTGTGTTGAGCTATTTGCTCATGTGGATCGCCATGCTGTCTTTTGACAGGCTTCGAAACAAACAAGAAAATAAAAATGCATAA
- the araA gene encoding L-arabinose isomerase — protein MLESKPYEFWFVTGSQHLYGPEALEEVEAHSRLIVEGLNQDPQIPFKLVFKPVLTTPDAIHRLCVEANADETCAGLITWMHTFSPAKMWIAGLNELKKPLLHLHTQFNRDIPWDNIDMDFMNLNQAAHGDREYGFIGARMGMARKVVVGYWEDAQVRSRLGAWMRTAVAFTEGRHLKVARFGDNMREVAVTEGDKVEAQVQFGWSVNGYGVGDLVARIKDVSAAEVNQLLDEYETLYDIVPEGQREGSVREAIREQARIELGLKAFLEEGNFQAFTTTFEDLHGLKQLPGLAVQRLMAAGYGFGAEGDWKTAALVRIMKIIGAGEGTSFMEDYTYHLEPGHELVLGAHMLEVCPTIAGHRPRLEVHPLSIGGKEDPARLVFDGREGPAVNASLIDLGHRFRLVINEVDAVNPGKAMPKLPVARILWKPHPSFHESAEAWILAGGAHHTCFSFAVTTEQLVDWAEMAGIEYVIIDKQTQPLKLRHELRLNDMAWRLR, from the coding sequence ATGCTTGAATCAAAACCATATGAATTCTGGTTTGTAACCGGAAGCCAGCATTTGTACGGACCGGAGGCGCTTGAAGAGGTTGAGGCCCATTCCCGGTTGATCGTAGAAGGATTAAACCAAGATCCGCAGATTCCTTTTAAGCTTGTGTTTAAGCCTGTGTTAACCACGCCTGATGCCATACACCGCTTATGTGTGGAGGCCAATGCCGATGAGACTTGCGCAGGGCTGATCACTTGGATGCATACGTTTTCTCCTGCCAAGATGTGGATAGCTGGTCTCAATGAGTTAAAGAAGCCGTTGTTGCACCTGCACACCCAATTTAACCGGGACATTCCCTGGGACAATATTGACATGGATTTCATGAATTTGAACCAAGCGGCCCATGGTGACCGTGAATATGGTTTTATCGGTGCCCGGATGGGTATGGCCCGCAAAGTCGTTGTCGGCTATTGGGAGGACGCTCAAGTCCGCAGCCGTCTTGGTGCGTGGATGCGTACAGCTGTCGCTTTTACAGAAGGACGACATCTCAAAGTGGCCCGGTTTGGGGACAACATGCGGGAAGTGGCCGTGACTGAAGGGGATAAGGTAGAAGCCCAGGTACAATTTGGCTGGTCGGTTAATGGTTATGGCGTAGGGGATCTTGTGGCCCGCATCAAAGATGTATCCGCAGCTGAGGTCAATCAATTGCTGGATGAATATGAAACATTGTATGATATTGTTCCCGAAGGGCAGAGAGAAGGGTCGGTCCGGGAAGCGATTCGTGAACAGGCCCGGATTGAGCTTGGACTGAAAGCCTTTTTAGAGGAAGGAAATTTTCAGGCCTTTACCACAACCTTTGAGGATTTGCATGGTTTAAAACAGCTCCCAGGCCTTGCCGTTCAGAGATTGATGGCTGCTGGTTACGGATTCGGCGCCGAAGGGGATTGGAAAACGGCAGCTTTGGTTCGCATCATGAAAATCATTGGGGCAGGTGAGGGGACCTCTTTTATGGAGGATTATACCTATCACTTAGAACCCGGACATGAGCTTGTGCTTGGCGCCCATATGCTTGAAGTGTGCCCAACCATTGCCGGACACCGTCCCAGGCTCGAAGTCCATCCTTTGTCCATAGGGGGCAAGGAAGATCCTGCACGCCTTGTCTTTGATGGAAGAGAAGGGCCGGCAGTGAATGCATCCCTTATTGATTTGGGCCACCGTTTCCGGCTAGTCATTAATGAAGTGGATGCCGTCAATCCGGGGAAAGCGATGCCCAAACTTCCTGTGGCCAGAATATTGTGGAAGCCCCACCCGTCGTTCCATGAATCTGCCGAAGCATGGATTTTGGCTGGTGGTGCTCATCATACCTGCTTCTCTTTTGCCGTGACGACAGAACAACTGGTTGACTGGGCTGAGATGGCGGGAATCGAATATGTGATCATAGATAAACAGACACAACCTTTAAAACTGCGCCATGAACTAAGGCTGAACGACATGGCTTGGCGGTTGCGTTAA
- a CDS encoding extracellular solute-binding protein produces the protein MLMIRWSKLVLFLSVLVALLAGCSGNSENAVENGSATEEGSGSDGSITIHFMHLWPQGSSKQHNMIVNDIIDQYQQENPHVTIVQEVLENEQYKDKLKVLSASNQLPDIGMTWAAGFLKPYVEGNLFAPLDDILAEGLKDMFVPGTTEAYAVGEHTYALPLELNIVPLYYNKAIFDQYGLEEPETYEDFKHVVQTLAENGIAPVALGNRDRWTGSLWYMYLADRIGGPEVLNKAINRSGSFEDPALVEAAEKVQELVQMNAFVRGFNGLANDEAKSEFINEQAAMYLMGTWELPDYTTNESVPHSFRDSVGFLKFPLVEGGNGNVNSWVGGPGVGLFVAENSQVKEEAKKFVRFFVEKWGEQSVTEAGVIPATKVDTSQMDLPQLYIDVLNELNQAENITLFADVQMSPGVADTHLNLIQSLFGLEVTPEEYAKQHEEALAQEE, from the coding sequence ATGTTGATGATCCGTTGGTCAAAGCTGGTCTTGTTTCTGAGCGTTTTAGTGGCGTTACTTGCGGGGTGTTCGGGTAATAGTGAAAATGCTGTTGAAAATGGAAGCGCTACCGAAGAAGGGTCTGGTTCAGACGGAAGTATCACCATTCATTTTATGCATTTATGGCCGCAAGGGAGTTCAAAACAACATAATATGATCGTTAATGATATTATTGACCAGTACCAACAAGAAAACCCCCATGTGACAATTGTCCAGGAAGTACTGGAAAATGAACAGTACAAAGATAAATTAAAAGTACTATCTGCTTCCAACCAGTTACCGGATATAGGCATGACATGGGCAGCCGGATTTCTGAAGCCGTACGTTGAGGGAAATCTGTTTGCGCCGCTCGATGATATCCTGGCCGAAGGGTTAAAGGATATGTTTGTTCCTGGGACGACAGAAGCTTATGCTGTTGGTGAGCATACCTATGCCTTGCCTTTGGAACTTAACATTGTACCTTTATATTATAATAAGGCCATTTTTGACCAGTATGGACTGGAGGAGCCAGAAACTTACGAGGATTTCAAACATGTTGTTCAGACGCTTGCTGAAAATGGGATAGCCCCTGTCGCATTGGGGAACAGGGACCGTTGGACAGGATCTTTATGGTATATGTATCTGGCTGATCGCATCGGTGGACCTGAAGTGTTGAATAAAGCCATCAACCGCAGCGGATCTTTTGAAGATCCAGCTCTGGTTGAAGCAGCCGAAAAAGTTCAAGAGTTGGTTCAAATGAATGCCTTTGTGCGCGGGTTTAACGGGTTAGCAAATGATGAAGCCAAATCGGAGTTTATCAATGAACAAGCAGCGATGTACTTAATGGGAACGTGGGAGCTGCCTGACTATACGACAAATGAATCTGTCCCCCATTCATTCAGGGATAGTGTCGGGTTCTTAAAATTCCCCTTGGTAGAAGGTGGAAATGGGAACGTGAACAGCTGGGTTGGTGGGCCTGGTGTCGGCTTATTCGTTGCAGAGAATTCCCAGGTGAAGGAAGAAGCCAAAAAGTTTGTGAGATTTTTTGTTGAAAAATGGGGAGAACAGTCAGTAACAGAGGCAGGTGTCATCCCTGCGACAAAAGTAGACACGTCCCAAATGGATTTGCCCCAGCTTTATATTGATGTTTTGAATGAGCTGAATCAGGCAGAAAATATCACTTTGTTTGCCGACGTGCAAATGAGTCCCGGGGTAGCCGATACCCATTTGAATCTGATTCAATCGTTGTTTGGGCTGGAAGTGACACCCGAAGAATATGCCAAACAGCATGAAGAAGCGTTAGCCCAAGAGGAATAA
- a CDS encoding carbohydrate ABC transporter permease, whose translation MEKVMSNKKIIAIYVLPALTLILALVYIPIVMTGYYGLMKWNGIGSMEFIGLTNYAKLIKDPMFWTSVRHSFLLALFSVLSLIGYLLVALVLAGQIKGANLLRKIYLIPMLLSSVAIAQLWLKIYHPTNGVLNRFLASLGIDNTPEWLANPSLVLYAIFIPILWQYAGFYILIYYAALKNIPSSLIEAARIDGANPLQIALKIKIPLIAGVIKVTVILAVIGSLKYFDLIYVMTGGGPNGASEVVASYMYNQAFNRLDFGYGSAIGFFLLLMCLVLTWLIRKLSASDEETQYS comes from the coding sequence ATGGAGAAAGTGATGTCAAACAAAAAAATAATTGCCATATATGTCCTGCCAGCACTGACACTCATTTTGGCCCTTGTCTATATCCCCATTGTGATGACAGGCTATTACGGGTTAATGAAGTGGAATGGCATTGGTAGCATGGAGTTTATTGGTTTAACCAATTATGCCAAATTAATTAAGGATCCCATGTTTTGGACGAGTGTACGGCATTCCTTTTTGCTGGCTTTATTTTCAGTGCTGAGCTTGATTGGATACCTGCTTGTTGCCCTCGTTCTTGCCGGACAAATTAAGGGTGCAAATCTGTTGAGAAAGATATATTTAATTCCCATGCTGTTGTCTTCGGTGGCCATTGCCCAGCTGTGGCTGAAGATCTATCATCCAACCAATGGAGTACTTAATCGTTTTCTTGCTTCTCTGGGCATAGACAATACGCCAGAGTGGCTGGCTAATCCTTCACTGGTCTTGTATGCCATTTTTATTCCAATCTTATGGCAATATGCCGGATTTTACATTTTGATTTACTATGCTGCATTGAAAAATATTCCTTCCTCTCTGATAGAAGCAGCCCGGATCGATGGGGCCAACCCGTTGCAAATTGCTCTCAAAATAAAAATTCCTTTGATTGCCGGCGTAATTAAAGTGACCGTGATTTTAGCCGTTATTGGGTCACTGAAATATTTTGACTTGATTTATGTGATGACAGGAGGAGGACCAAACGGAGCCAGTGAGGTTGTAGCCTCTTATATGTACAACCAAGCGTTTAACCGTTTGGATTTTGGATATGGAAGTGCGATTGGTTTCTTCTTATTGTTGATGTGCCTGGTACTGACTTGGCTGATTCGGAAATTATCCGCATCCGATGAAGAAACCCAGTATTCGTAA
- a CDS encoding sugar-binding protein: protein MTATKIVEGGYIVEAAIRLDAIQPEEGTVIGFDFQVNDDADGNGVRDAVATWNDP, encoded by the coding sequence ATCACAGCGACAAAGATCGTTGAGGGAGGTTATATCGTCGAGGCTGCGATCCGCTTAGATGCCATTCAGCCGGAAGAAGGCACCGTTATAGGCTTTGATTTTCAGGTGAATGATGATGCTGACGGGAATGGGGTCAGAGATGCTGTGGCAACATGGAACGATCCATAA